Proteins from a genomic interval of Phenylobacterium sp. LH3H17:
- a CDS encoding autotransporter domain-containing protein, whose amino-acid sequence MPLRHVLLAAASPLCLLAGAAHAETTVTNERTTAIATATAASGSPDSIKVTSAGSVKLTSGTAITVNSNHAVTHEGSIIIQNADDATGLLVQGGTTSEVKIAGSIQVDETTEIKDADADGDNDGAFATGNRRFGVRVTGAQPFHGQIIMTGGSIAVEGNGSAGISVETAIDGSVRTAGAITVSGDRIYGVHTVGTVGGDVAILSSVLVQGKDAVGVAVDQGVGGKLVLGATITATGYRYTTRPADAALAKLDADDLLIGGPAVRVRGDVIGGIVVDAPPANLDANDTDEDDDGIADASETTGTISSVGTAPAILVGDVAGHDIRLGLGGTGVNAHGLNIKGTAQSAGVYDGAASTAIQLGGLGGKVAIDGGVRVSGSVTANTAKANATALRLGSGATTPLIRNEGGTIKATTASTDAVDVRAIQIDAGASAGYLGNSGTISAGITGTKGAATAILDSAGSLRLIENIHTISATITPSDSAAVTGSATALDLRANTAGVTVRQAANASTTITPTITGDLLFGSGAARLELLAGVLNGKVAFGSGADTLVIDGGARMTGDLTDAGGGLTMNIVKGRLTATNTETLNLTSLSLGATGELVLTADPVGGKSTTLKVSGAANVATGAKLGLRFATKLTSPASFSLIKAGALTVGTLDQSLLSSTPWLYKADLRVDAAQNTIFADVRRRTAAEAGLNAAEASAYDAVFANFDRDTGVRDALLAKTDEGTFAGLYDQFLPDYSGGLFNVLSTASDATNRAIEEEQPMMSRDGLRLWTQEIAFLVKRDIDRTSSYEADGFGLAGGIEAPDTTVGTLGLMTSFVNVDVEDEGSNTAETLGGQVYSAGVYWRDTAGGLTVNLGATGGYARLKSKRVLSDAASGLSRNTKSDWNGGTFAVHANASYLFEAGDFFARPQVSADYFLLKEDSRTESGGGAAMDLAIDKRSSSQLGAFAGVTFGARLGEESAFVWVPEVTAGWRQVSGDGVDVTTARFVAGGPSFSLAAPELSGGGPVLRLALRGQAEYFDFAIEAGGELRDDYEAYDGRVVARFLF is encoded by the coding sequence ATGCCCCTGCGCCACGTCCTGCTCGCCGCTGCTTCTCCCCTGTGCCTGCTGGCGGGCGCGGCCCACGCCGAAACGACGGTGACCAACGAACGGACCACCGCGATCGCCACGGCCACGGCGGCGAGCGGCTCGCCCGACAGCATCAAGGTGACGAGCGCGGGCTCCGTGAAGCTCACCTCCGGCACGGCCATCACCGTGAACAGCAACCACGCCGTCACCCACGAGGGTTCGATCATCATCCAGAACGCCGACGACGCCACCGGCTTACTGGTGCAGGGCGGGACCACGTCGGAGGTGAAGATCGCGGGCTCCATCCAGGTCGACGAGACCACGGAGATCAAGGACGCCGACGCCGATGGCGACAATGACGGCGCGTTCGCCACCGGCAATCGGCGGTTCGGCGTGCGCGTCACCGGCGCGCAGCCCTTCCACGGCCAGATCATCATGACCGGCGGCTCCATCGCCGTGGAAGGCAATGGTTCGGCGGGGATCTCGGTGGAGACCGCCATCGACGGCTCGGTGCGCACCGCAGGCGCCATCACCGTCAGCGGCGACCGGATCTATGGTGTCCACACCGTCGGCACGGTGGGCGGCGACGTGGCGATCCTCTCCTCGGTCCTGGTCCAGGGCAAGGACGCCGTGGGCGTCGCGGTCGACCAGGGGGTCGGCGGCAAGCTGGTCCTGGGCGCCACCATCACCGCCACGGGCTATCGGTACACCACCCGCCCGGCCGACGCGGCCCTGGCCAAGCTGGATGCCGACGACCTGCTGATCGGAGGCCCGGCGGTGCGGGTGCGCGGCGACGTGATCGGCGGCATCGTGGTCGATGCGCCCCCGGCGAACCTGGACGCCAACGACACCGACGAGGACGACGACGGCATCGCCGACGCCTCGGAGACCACCGGCACGATCAGCTCGGTCGGCACGGCCCCGGCGATCCTGGTGGGCGACGTGGCCGGGCACGACATCCGCCTGGGCCTGGGGGGGACCGGGGTCAACGCCCACGGCCTCAACATCAAGGGCACGGCGCAGAGCGCGGGCGTCTATGACGGCGCGGCGTCCACAGCGATCCAGCTAGGCGGCCTCGGCGGCAAGGTCGCCATCGATGGCGGCGTGCGCGTCTCGGGCTCGGTCACCGCCAATACGGCCAAGGCCAACGCCACCGCCTTGCGCCTAGGCTCCGGGGCGACCACGCCTCTGATCCGCAACGAGGGCGGGACGATCAAGGCCACGACGGCCTCGACCGACGCCGTCGACGTCCGCGCCATCCAGATCGATGCAGGCGCCTCAGCCGGCTATCTCGGCAATTCGGGCACGATCAGCGCGGGAATCACCGGGACCAAGGGCGCGGCCACCGCCATCCTCGATTCCGCCGGCTCCCTGCGGCTGATCGAGAACATCCACACCATCTCGGCGACCATCACCCCCAGCGATTCCGCGGCGGTGACCGGCAGCGCGACGGCGCTCGACCTGCGGGCCAATACGGCGGGCGTCACGGTGCGCCAGGCCGCCAACGCCAGCACCACCATCACCCCCACCATCACCGGCGACCTGCTGTTCGGCTCGGGCGCGGCGCGGCTGGAACTGCTGGCCGGGGTGCTGAACGGCAAGGTGGCTTTCGGCTCCGGCGCCGACACCCTGGTGATCGACGGCGGGGCCAGGATGACCGGCGACCTGACCGACGCCGGCGGCGGACTGACCATGAACATCGTCAAGGGCCGGCTGACCGCCACCAACACGGAAACCCTGAACCTCACCAGCCTGAGCCTGGGCGCCACCGGCGAACTGGTGCTGACCGCCGATCCGGTGGGCGGCAAGTCGACCACGCTCAAAGTGTCGGGGGCGGCCAATGTGGCCACAGGCGCCAAGCTCGGCCTGAGGTTCGCCACCAAGCTGACCTCGCCCGCCAGTTTCAGCCTGATCAAGGCCGGCGCGCTCACCGTCGGAACCCTGGATCAGAGCCTGCTGAGCTCCACGCCCTGGCTCTACAAAGCCGACCTGCGGGTCGACGCCGCCCAGAACACCATCTTCGCCGACGTCCGTCGCCGCACCGCGGCCGAGGCGGGGCTGAACGCCGCCGAGGCTTCGGCCTACGATGCGGTGTTCGCCAATTTCGACCGCGACACCGGCGTCCGCGACGCCCTGCTGGCCAAAACCGACGAGGGGACCTTCGCCGGCCTCTACGACCAGTTCCTGCCCGACTATTCGGGCGGCCTGTTCAACGTGCTGTCGACCGCCTCGGACGCCACCAACCGTGCGATCGAGGAGGAGCAGCCGATGATGTCGCGCGACGGCCTGCGGCTGTGGACGCAGGAGATCGCCTTCCTGGTCAAGCGCGACATCGACCGGACCTCCAGCTACGAGGCCGACGGCTTCGGGCTGGCCGGCGGGATCGAGGCGCCCGACACCACGGTCGGGACGCTGGGCCTGATGACCAGCTTCGTGAACGTCGACGTCGAGGACGAGGGCTCCAACACCGCCGAGACCCTGGGCGGCCAGGTCTATTCGGCCGGGGTCTATTGGCGCGACACGGCGGGCGGCCTGACCGTCAACCTGGGCGCGACCGGCGGTTACGCCCGGCTGAAGAGCAAGCGGGTGCTGTCCGACGCGGCGAGCGGCCTGTCGCGGAACACGAAATCCGACTGGAACGGCGGGACCTTCGCGGTCCACGCCAACGCCAGCTACCTGTTCGAGGCCGGCGACTTCTTCGCCAGGCCTCAGGTCAGCGCCGACTACTTCCTACTGAAGGAAGACAGTCGGACCGAGAGCGGCGGCGGCGCGGCGATGGATCTGGCCATCGATAAACGTTCGAGTTCACAGCTTGGCGCCTTCGCGGGCGTCACCTTCGGGGCGCGTCTGGGCGAGGAGAGCGCCTTCGTCTGGGTTCCGGAAGTGACGGCTGGCTGGCGTCAGGTCTCCGGCGACGGGGTGGATGTCACGACCGCCCGCTTCGTCGCCGGAGGCCCTTCCTTCAGCCTCGCCGCCCCGGAACTTTCCGGCGGTGGCCCGGTTCTGCGCTTGGCCCTTCGCGGCCAAGCCGAATATTTCGACTTCGCGATCGAGGCCGGGGGCGAATTGCGAGACGATTACGAAGCCTATGATGGCCGCGTGGTCGCGAGATTCCTGTTCTAG
- a CDS encoding class I SAM-dependent methyltransferase, translating to MRRDVLELREFYATPLGRAAREMVGRKVLETWDDAQGLDLLGLGYAIPFLGGARAAARRVVAAMPAQQGVEIWPADAANLACLTDEDSLPFPNAFFDRILAVHALEESPDPLALMREVWRVLAPSGRVIVVTAARNGLWANAEKTPFGHGRPYTRGQLADLLREAELEPTGWTRALYVPPVPWMSGWAEAFEQAGSRLWPRFAGLVLTEAVKQTFAVKAKPARARARVARPALAPLPANRAPASRAPRRDP from the coding sequence ATGCGCCGCGACGTCCTGGAACTGCGCGAATTCTACGCCACGCCGCTGGGCCGCGCGGCGCGCGAGATGGTGGGCCGCAAGGTGCTGGAGACCTGGGACGACGCCCAGGGCCTGGACCTGCTGGGCCTGGGCTACGCCATCCCGTTCCTGGGCGGCGCCCGCGCGGCGGCGCGCCGGGTGGTGGCGGCCATGCCCGCCCAGCAGGGCGTCGAGATCTGGCCGGCGGACGCCGCCAACCTGGCCTGCCTGACCGATGAGGACAGCTTGCCGTTCCCCAACGCCTTCTTCGACCGCATCCTGGCGGTCCACGCCCTGGAGGAGAGCCCCGATCCGCTGGCCCTGATGCGCGAGGTGTGGCGGGTGCTGGCGCCTTCAGGCCGGGTGATCGTGGTCACCGCCGCGCGCAACGGCCTGTGGGCCAACGCCGAGAAGACCCCCTTCGGCCACGGCCGCCCCTATACCCGCGGCCAGCTGGCCGATCTGTTGCGTGAGGCTGAACTGGAGCCCACGGGCTGGACCCGGGCGCTCTATGTGCCGCCGGTCCCCTGGATGTCCGGCTGGGCCGAGGCCTTCGAGCAGGCCGGCTCCCGGCTTTGGCCGCGGTTCGCGGGCCTGGTGCTCACCGAGGCGGTCAAGCAGACCTTTGCGGTCAAGGCCAAGCCCGCCCGGGCGCGGGCTCGGGTGGCGCGCCCCGCCCTGGCCCCGCTGCCCGCCAACCGGGCGCCTGCTTCCCGGGCGCCTCGGCGCGATCCTTAG
- the ggt gene encoding gamma-glutamyltransferase — MIHAAKALACGLILSLGLSLSPAHAKPPVATGSGGAAATISEQASRSAMIILNKGGNAIDAAVAAAATLGVTDPFSCGIGGGGFMVIYLAKENRVITIDHREMAPAAFTPAVFQANGAPIDFDTAVASGASVGVPGTVRGWHEALERYGVMSFDQVLAPAIQVATAGFQVTPTFHRLVAENEAKFQNFSTTSALYLRNGRAIPAGAILRNPDLARAYRAIAADGLDAFYRGPMAQAIVDAVNRPPLAAGKSVRPGAMTLADLANYEARIRQPVHSTYRGYDLYGMPLPSSGGVTVAEALNILETFDLKSMDRASAEHVYLEASRLAFADRNAYLADPEYVDAPVQGLLSKAYARQRAALIDPRSAAKDVAPGDPYAFQSDQSIPLRPPGARQPVESAHTTHLTVSDKDGNVVAYTFTIESWGGSGIVVPGYGFLLNNEMTDFDFTGPRPNVPEAGKRPRSSMAPTIALKDGKPAFTIGSPGGATIITTVLQSIVNHIDLGMPMEQAIDAPRMSERNGTAISVEPGFAQGARAKALEQFGHRWEDRPEEIGAASAIVFHPDGAVTAVSEGKRHGVGTAMVQRPAR; from the coding sequence ATGATCCACGCCGCCAAGGCCCTCGCTTGCGGGCTGATCCTGTCCCTCGGCCTGAGCCTTTCCCCCGCCCACGCGAAGCCACCCGTCGCCACCGGCTCTGGCGGCGCGGCCGCAACGATCAGCGAACAGGCTTCGCGCTCGGCGATGATCATCCTGAACAAGGGCGGCAACGCCATCGACGCCGCCGTGGCCGCGGCGGCCACGCTGGGCGTCACCGATCCCTTCAGCTGTGGGATCGGCGGGGGTGGCTTCATGGTCATCTACCTCGCCAAGGAAAACCGCGTGATCACCATCGATCACCGTGAAATGGCTCCAGCCGCCTTCACGCCGGCTGTGTTCCAGGCGAACGGCGCGCCGATCGACTTCGACACGGCGGTCGCCAGCGGCGCCTCGGTGGGCGTGCCGGGCACGGTGCGCGGCTGGCACGAGGCGCTGGAACGCTACGGCGTCATGTCGTTCGACCAGGTCCTCGCGCCGGCCATCCAGGTGGCGACCGCGGGCTTTCAGGTCACGCCGACGTTCCACCGGCTGGTGGCCGAAAACGAGGCGAAGTTTCAGAACTTCTCGACGACCAGCGCCCTCTATCTGAGGAACGGCAGGGCGATCCCGGCGGGCGCCATCCTGCGCAATCCCGACCTCGCCAGGGCGTATCGCGCAATCGCAGCCGATGGTCTCGACGCATTCTACCGGGGGCCGATGGCGCAGGCGATCGTCGACGCGGTCAACCGCCCGCCCCTCGCCGCCGGCAAATCGGTCCGCCCTGGAGCGATGACGCTGGCCGATCTCGCCAACTATGAAGCCCGCATCCGCCAGCCGGTGCACAGCACCTATCGCGGCTACGACCTCTACGGCATGCCCCTGCCCAGCAGCGGCGGCGTAACCGTCGCCGAGGCCCTGAACATCCTCGAGACCTTCGATCTGAAATCCATGGACCGCGCCAGTGCGGAGCATGTCTACCTCGAGGCGAGCCGTCTGGCCTTCGCCGACCGCAATGCCTACCTGGCTGATCCCGAATACGTGGACGCGCCCGTCCAGGGCCTGCTCTCCAAGGCCTATGCCAGGCAGCGCGCCGCTCTCATCGATCCGCGCTCGGCGGCGAAGGATGTCGCCCCCGGCGACCCCTACGCGTTCCAGAGCGACCAGAGCATCCCGCTGCGCCCGCCGGGCGCGCGACAGCCCGTGGAAAGCGCGCACACGACGCACCTGACCGTGTCCGACAAGGACGGAAATGTGGTCGCCTACACCTTCACGATCGAATCCTGGGGCGGCAGCGGCATCGTGGTGCCGGGCTACGGCTTCCTGCTGAACAACGAGATGACGGACTTCGACTTCACCGGTCCGCGGCCGAACGTGCCGGAGGCGGGCAAGCGGCCCCGCTCCAGCATGGCTCCGACGATCGCGCTCAAGGACGGCAAACCGGCCTTCACGATCGGCAGCCCCGGTGGCGCGACCATCATCACCACGGTGCTCCAGTCCATCGTCAACCACATCGACCTTGGCATGCCCATGGAGCAGGCGATCGACGCGCCGCGCATGAGCGAGCGGAACGGGACGGCGATCTCGGTCGAGCCGGGTTTCGCGCAGGGCGCACGGGCGAAGGCCTTGGAGCAATTCGGCCACAGGTGGGAGGACAGGCCCGAGGAGATCGGCGCGGCCAGCGCCATCGTGTTCCATCCCGACGGCGCCGTCACGGCGGTGAGCGAAGGCAAGCGCCACGGCGTCGGCACGGCAATGGTGCAGCGTCCGGCGCGCTGA
- a CDS encoding 2TM domain-containing protein, with translation MSDTDSRRQRALRRADAKLSFLIHLACFVVFLAGQAAMELLLWPDRMTLQWTVMGWGTGVLIHGLAAYVPFDSLRERMQQAELRREDV, from the coding sequence ATGTCCGACACCGATAGCCGCCGCCAACGCGCCCTGCGCCGGGCCGACGCCAAGCTGAGCTTCCTCATCCATCTGGCCTGCTTCGTGGTCTTCTTGGCCGGCCAGGCCGCTATGGAGCTGCTCCTCTGGCCCGATCGCATGACGCTCCAATGGACCGTCATGGGCTGGGGGACGGGCGTGCTGATCCACGGCCTGGCGGCCTATGTCCCATTCGACTCCCTGCGGGAGCGGATGCAGCAGGCGGAACTGCGGCGCGAAGACGTTTAG
- the gloB gene encoding hydroxyacylglutathione hydrolase: MTITVHQFPCLSDNYGFLVRDDATGLAACVDTPDAAAILRELDKVGWKLDLILNTHWHPDHAGGNADIVAATGATVVGPKEVERIGKAPDREVAHGDVVKLGETAFQVLDSGGHTLGHIAYFDSADHVAFVGDTLFALGCGRLFEGTPQQMWASLQRLANLPDDTTVYCAHEYTASNARFALSVDDDPALKARAAEIFAARERGEWTVPTTIGLEKATNPFLRAPLLRPGVPEHEAFAAVRAAKDSFKG; the protein is encoded by the coding sequence ATGACGATCACCGTGCATCAATTCCCCTGCCTCTCGGACAACTACGGCTTCCTGGTCCGCGACGACGCCACGGGCCTGGCCGCCTGCGTCGACACCCCCGACGCGGCCGCCATCCTGCGCGAGCTGGACAAGGTCGGCTGGAAGCTCGACCTGATCCTCAACACCCACTGGCATCCCGACCATGCCGGCGGCAACGCCGACATCGTGGCGGCCACCGGCGCGACCGTCGTCGGCCCCAAGGAGGTGGAGCGGATCGGCAAGGCTCCCGACCGCGAGGTTGCGCATGGCGACGTGGTCAAGCTGGGCGAGACCGCGTTCCAGGTGCTGGATTCCGGCGGCCACACCCTGGGTCACATCGCCTATTTCGACTCGGCCGACCACGTGGCCTTCGTCGGCGACACCCTGTTCGCGCTCGGCTGCGGACGGCTGTTCGAGGGCACGCCGCAGCAGATGTGGGCCAGCCTCCAGCGCCTGGCGAACCTGCCCGATGACACCACCGTCTATTGCGCCCACGAATACACCGCCTCCAACGCTCGCTTCGCCCTCTCGGTGGATGACGATCCGGCGTTGAAGGCCCGGGCCGCGGAGATCTTCGCCGCTCGCGAGCGGGGGGAGTGGACCGTGCCCACCACCATCGGCCTGGAAAAGGCCACCAACCCCTTCCTGCGCGCGCCCCTGCTGCGTCCCGGCGTACCCGAGCACGAGGCCTTCGCCGCCGTCCGCGCCGCCAAGGACAGCTTCAAGGGGTGA
- a CDS encoding P-II family nitrogen regulator, whose product MKMIVAVIKPSRLDAVLEAVTEAGASGLTVTEVRGYGRQRGKTEVYRGAEYEVKLLPKVKLEIAVPTDILDTVMEAVARTANTGKIGDGKIFVLDLEQALRIRTGDRDAAAIAG is encoded by the coding sequence ATGAAAATGATCGTCGCGGTTATCAAGCCCAGCCGCCTGGACGCGGTCCTCGAGGCCGTCACCGAGGCCGGAGCCTCGGGCCTGACCGTCACCGAGGTCCGCGGCTACGGGCGCCAGCGCGGCAAGACCGAGGTCTATCGCGGCGCCGAATACGAGGTGAAGCTGCTGCCCAAGGTGAAGCTTGAGATCGCCGTGCCCACCGACATCCTCGACACGGTGATGGAGGCGGTGGCCCGGACGGCCAATACCGGCAAGATCGGCGACGGCAAGATCTTCGTCCTCGACCTGGAACAGGCCCTGCGCATCCGCACCGGCGACCGAGACGCCGCCGCCATCGCGGGATAG
- a CDS encoding DUF6880 family protein, which translates to MTAAPRPKPRGSRRTLTHANLVALGAERLADLALELADEQPVVKRRLRLELAAAAGPDVLAAEIDKTLATMASRRGRVPWRKYKALVLDLDLQRRLIAGQLAKESPALAFDLLGRFLAIAEDVLDRVKDARGEVAKVFAVAARDLGDLIPNAGIAPPALAQFALKALGDLEPRLAVAVLAGVIQGLDPAAVTWLRQAVAELDPRGPSARTHLRLASQMLADAAGDVAGYAATLSPRETATPWGAAQIGSRLLTVGRPEEALAVLEAGAPSNLALEPPYGKGLPPLLRLPGGPEWMAAYEAGLEATGRKDDAQALRWAAFETALSAPHLRAYLKRLSDFDDVVAEDRALALAIEFPDATQALDFLTVWPAVNLAAQLVFARSATLDGGRVEAMERAAQALEARHPLAATLVRRAIIEAAVRSRPTEWRELVKHQAAANESLESQIADWGAVDPPARFRERVRRMV; encoded by the coding sequence GTGACCGCCGCACCCCGCCCGAAGCCGCGCGGCTCGCGCCGGACCCTGACCCACGCCAACCTGGTCGCGCTCGGCGCCGAGCGGCTGGCCGATCTCGCTCTCGAGCTGGCGGACGAACAGCCGGTGGTGAAGCGCCGCCTGCGCCTGGAGCTGGCCGCCGCCGCCGGCCCCGACGTCCTGGCCGCCGAGATCGACAAGACCCTGGCGACCATGGCCAGCCGCCGCGGCCGGGTGCCGTGGCGCAAGTACAAGGCTCTGGTCCTCGACCTTGACCTGCAGCGCCGCCTGATCGCCGGTCAGCTGGCCAAGGAGTCGCCGGCGCTCGCCTTCGACCTGCTGGGGCGTTTTCTCGCGATCGCCGAGGATGTCCTGGACCGGGTGAAGGACGCGCGGGGAGAAGTGGCCAAGGTGTTCGCCGTCGCGGCCCGCGACCTGGGCGACCTCATTCCAAACGCCGGAATCGCGCCACCGGCCCTGGCCCAGTTCGCGCTGAAGGCCCTAGGCGACCTTGAGCCACGCCTGGCTGTGGCCGTGCTCGCCGGCGTGATCCAGGGGCTCGATCCCGCAGCGGTCACGTGGCTGCGCCAGGCGGTGGCCGAGCTTGACCCTCGTGGTCCGAGCGCGCGCACCCACCTGCGCCTGGCCAGCCAGATGCTGGCCGACGCGGCCGGCGACGTGGCCGGATATGCAGCGACCCTCTCGCCTCGCGAGACGGCGACCCCCTGGGGCGCGGCCCAGATCGGAAGCCGCCTGCTCACGGTCGGCCGTCCGGAGGAGGCCCTTGCGGTCCTCGAGGCGGGCGCGCCGTCGAACTTGGCTCTCGAGCCGCCCTACGGCAAAGGCCTGCCGCCCCTGCTCCGCCTCCCCGGCGGTCCCGAGTGGATGGCCGCCTATGAGGCCGGACTGGAGGCAACCGGCCGCAAGGACGACGCCCAGGCCCTGCGCTGGGCGGCGTTCGAGACCGCGCTCTCCGCGCCGCACCTGCGGGCCTATCTGAAGCGGCTGTCCGACTTCGACGACGTGGTCGCCGAGGATCGCGCCCTCGCCCTGGCCATCGAATTCCCCGACGCCACCCAGGCGCTGGACTTCCTGACCGTCTGGCCCGCCGTGAACCTGGCGGCGCAGCTCGTGTTCGCGCGTTCGGCGACGTTGGACGGTGGCCGGGTCGAAGCCATGGAGCGTGCGGCCCAGGCGCTCGAGGCCCGCCATCCCCTGGCGGCCACCCTGGTGCGGCGCGCCATCATCGAGGCGGCGGTCCGCAGCCGTCCGACGGAATGGCGCGAACTGGTGAAGCATCAGGCCGCCGCCAACGAGAGCCTGGAGAGCCAGATCGCCGACTGGGGCGCGGTCGATCCCCCGGCGCGCTTCCGCGAGCGCGTGCGCCGGATGGTCTAG
- a CDS encoding TPM domain-containing protein, which translates to MLNETDRARIQAAVRQGEARTSGEIYCVVAQESSEYLEVPLAWAAVAALVAPALLLAAGVQVAAPELGQGWTAAQMSDIATTAVRSALTGAILLQGVLFVVVAILAALPPVRRLLTPRALKRHRVRRRASEQFLAKSLQSTRERTGVLIYVSIDEHMAELIADDGIAAKVDRQVWDAAMARLMEGFKADRRAEGFEAAISLCVDILAQHFPARAGDNPNELPDHVVLLP; encoded by the coding sequence ATGCTGAACGAGACCGACCGGGCCCGCATCCAGGCGGCCGTCCGCCAGGGAGAGGCCCGCACCTCGGGCGAAATCTACTGCGTGGTGGCGCAGGAGAGCTCGGAATATCTGGAAGTTCCCCTGGCCTGGGCGGCGGTGGCCGCCCTGGTCGCCCCGGCCCTGCTGCTGGCGGCGGGAGTCCAGGTCGCCGCGCCGGAGCTCGGTCAGGGCTGGACGGCGGCTCAGATGTCCGACATCGCGACGACCGCCGTACGCTCGGCGCTCACCGGAGCCATCCTGCTGCAGGGCGTCCTGTTCGTGGTGGTCGCGATCCTGGCGGCCCTGCCGCCGGTGCGCCGCCTGCTGACGCCCCGGGCGCTAAAGCGCCACCGGGTGCGGCGTCGGGCCAGCGAGCAGTTCCTGGCCAAGAGCCTGCAATCCACCCGCGAGCGGACCGGGGTGCTGATCTATGTCTCCATCGACGAGCACATGGCCGAGCTGATCGCCGATGACGGCATCGCCGCCAAGGTCGACCGCCAGGTCTGGGACGCGGCGATGGCGCGGCTGATGGAGGGCTTCAAGGCCGACCGTCGGGCCGAAGGTTTCGAGGCCGCGATAAGCCTATGCGTCGACATCCTGGCGCAGCACTTCCCGGCCCGGGCGGGGGACAATCCGAACGAGTTGCCGGACCACGTGGTGCTGCTGCCCTAA
- a CDS encoding YgcG family protein: MTLMKGPRAFFAVLGALALLVVSAGAVSAAPKFPPLTGRVVDGANLLSPSAEQQLTAELADLEAKTGRQLVVATVPDLQGYEIEDYGYQLLRTWGIGDKARDDGTILVVAPTARKVRIEVGYGLEPVLTDALASLIIQQRILPAFKSGKMEEGVVDGTRAIMQQLSLPDDEAKAAVAAAAPARQEAGGSGGPPLIFILFILFWVLGGVFGLFGRRQRRSGGLWWLLPLILSNSSRGGGGWSGGGSSGGFGGGGFSGGGGSGGGGGASGSW; this comes from the coding sequence ATGACCCTGATGAAGGGACCGCGGGCCTTCTTCGCGGTCCTGGGCGCGCTCGCGCTCCTGGTGGTCTCGGCGGGCGCGGTTTCGGCCGCGCCCAAGTTCCCGCCGCTGACCGGCCGGGTGGTCGACGGCGCCAACCTGTTGTCACCCAGCGCCGAGCAGCAGCTCACGGCCGAGCTCGCCGACCTGGAGGCCAAGACCGGCCGCCAGCTGGTGGTGGCCACCGTCCCCGACCTGCAGGGCTATGAGATCGAGGACTACGGCTACCAGTTGCTGCGCACCTGGGGGATCGGCGACAAGGCGCGGGACGACGGGACGATCCTGGTCGTCGCGCCCACCGCCCGGAAGGTCCGCATCGAGGTCGGCTACGGCCTGGAGCCGGTGCTGACCGATGCGCTCGCCAGCCTGATCATCCAGCAACGCATCCTGCCGGCCTTCAAGAGCGGCAAGATGGAGGAGGGCGTGGTCGACGGGACGCGCGCCATCATGCAGCAGCTGTCCCTGCCCGACGACGAGGCCAAGGCCGCCGTGGCGGCGGCGGCGCCGGCCAGGCAGGAGGCGGGCGGCTCCGGCGGCCCGCCGCTGATCTTCATCCTGTTCATCCTGTTCTGGGTGCTGGGCGGTGTCTTCGGACTGTTCGGCCGTCGCCAGCGGCGCAGCGGCGGGCTCTGGTGGCTGCTGCCATTGATCCTGTCCAACAGCAGCCGGGGCGGCGGCGGTTGGAGCGGGGGCGGCTCGAGCGGCGGCTTCGGCGGCGGCGGTTTCTCCGGCGGCGGCGGTTCGGGCGGCGGCGGCGGCGCGTCGGGGAGTTGGTGA
- a CDS encoding helix-turn-helix domain-containing protein, with protein sequence MPRSAVDPARAAATKILRQEAGRWLKAAREAAGLTQAELAVRVGLRYYTFVSQVESGLGRVPIETQGAWAEAVGLDPAEFARTLLRYYEPELFRLLFGDAAEDAPSARLANRA encoded by the coding sequence ATGCCAAGAAGCGCGGTTGATCCGGCGCGGGCTGCGGCGACCAAGATCCTGCGCCAGGAGGCGGGGCGCTGGCTGAAGGCCGCGCGCGAAGCCGCCGGCCTGACCCAGGCCGAACTCGCCGTGCGGGTGGGTCTGCGGTACTACACCTTCGTCTCCCAGGTGGAGAGCGGCCTGGGCCGAGTTCCCATCGAGACCCAGGGGGCATGGGCGGAGGCGGTCGGCCTTGATCCCGCCGAATTTGCCCGCACCTTGCTGCGCTACTATGAGCCGGAGCTCTTCCGGCTTCTGTTCGGGGATGCGGCCGAGGATGCGCCCAGCGCGCGTCTGGCCAATCGGGCTTAG